A part of Silurus meridionalis isolate SWU-2019-XX chromosome 18, ASM1480568v1, whole genome shotgun sequence genomic DNA contains:
- the LOC124401402 gene encoding tripartite motif-containing protein 16-like, whose translation MAEASILIDQDQFSCPVCLSLLKDPVTIPCGHSFCRVCINDCWDQEDQKRVYSCPQCRDTFTPRPVLRRNNMLAKVVEKLNKTEVRAASPAYFYAGPGDVECDLCTENKYKAVKCCLVCLASFCETHLRPHFELPALQKHKLVEVSGNLQQKICSQHDKVLESYCHTDKRFLCFFCVMHEHKNHDTVAVASERAEKQTELKEEQMKSQQRFQQKQKKVQELKQAVNNFKLSAQTAVDDSEKMFTEMISSMEKKRSEMTELIRDQEKAEVSRAERLLEQLEQEISDLQRRITELEQLSHTHDHIHFLQTFQSLRVSFECEDSSSITVNQHLSFDDVRKSVSDLKKQLEEFSVKELTKFPKHVAAVQMFFPSEPKSREDFLHYFCDLTLDPKTLHDHLILSEKNRVVTYSKTRQPYSDHPERFNYYSQVLSKESVCGCCYWEVEWKSERSVFISVSYKDIRRKGRSDECLFGYNDQSWSLQCSSSSVLFWHDNVKTNLRVPSSSRIGVYVDHSAGTLSFYSISNTMKLLYRVHTTFTQPLYAGFWLSSYGSTVRLNKNVVM comes from the exons ATGGCAGAGGCCAGTATTTTAATAGATCAGGATCAGTTCAGCTGTCcagtgtgtctctctctcctgaaGGATCCAGTGACTATCCCGTGTGGTCACAGTTTCTGTAgagtgtgtattaatgactGCTGGGATCAGGAGGATCAGAAGAGGGTCTACAGCTGTCCTCAGTGCAGAGACACGTTCACTCCAAGGCCTGTTCTACGCAGAAACAACATGCTGGCTAAAGTGGTGGAGAAACTGAATAAGACTGAAGTCcgagctgcttctcctgcttaCTTTTATGCTGGACCTGGAGATGTGGAGTGTGATTTGTGCACTGAGAACAAATACAAAGCTGTCAAGTGCTGTCTGGTGTGTCTGGCCTCCTTTTGTGAAACTCATCTGAGACCTCATTTTGAACTTCCTGCCTTGCAAAAGCACAAGTTAGTCGAAGTTTCCGGAAATCTACAACAGAAGATCTGCTCACAGCATGATAAAGTGCTTGAGAGCTACTGTCATACTGACAAACgctttctctgttttttctgtGTGATGCATGAGCATAAAAATCACGACACAGTAGCTGTCGCGTCAGAAAGAGCCGAAAAGCAG ACTGAACTGAAGGAGGAGCAGATGAAATCCCAGCAGAGATTTCAGCAGAAGCAGAAAaaggtgcaggagctgaaacagGCTGTGAACAATTTTAAA CTCAGTGCACAGACAGCAGTAGATGACAGTGAGAAGATGTTTACTGAGATGATCAGCTCCATGGAGAAAAAGCGCTCGGAGATGACGGAGCTGATCAGAGATCAGGAGAAGGCTGAAGTGAGTCGAGCTGAACGACTCCTGGAGCAACTGGAGCAGGAGATTTCTGATCTTCAGAGGAGAATCACTGAGCtggagcagctttcacacacacacgatcacatccatttcctacag aCTTTCCAGTCTCTTAGAGTCTCTTTTGAATGTGAGGACTCATCCAGCATCACTGTCAATCAACATCTTTCATTTGATGACGTGAGGAAATCTGTTTCTGATCTGAAAAAGCAACTCGAGGAATTCTCAGTGAAAGAGTTGACCAAATTCCCTAAACATG TTGCAGCAGTTCAGATGTTTTTCCCCTCAGAACCGAAGAGCAGAGAAGATTTTCTGCACT ATTTCTGTGATCTGACTCTGGATCCCAAAACACTACACGATCACCTCATTCTGTCTGAGAAGAACAGAGTGGTGACCTATAGTAAGACAAGGCAGCCGTACTCTGATCATCCAGAGAGATTCAACTACTACAGCCAGGTGTTgagtaaagagagtgtgtgtggatgctgttactgggaggtggagtggaaAAGTGAGAGAAGTGTGTTTATTTCAGTCTCATATAAAGATATCAGAAGGAAAGGACGGAGTGATGAGTGTCTGTTTGGATACAACGATCAGTCCTGGAGTTTGcagtgttcttcttcttctgtcttGTTCTGGCATGACAATGTTAAGACCAATCTCAGAGTTCCATCATCCTCCAGAATAGGAGTGTATGTggatcacagtgcaggaactctATCCTTCTACAGCATCTCTAATACCATGAAGCTCCTTTACAGAGtccacaccacattcactcagcctCTATACGCTGGATTCTGGCTCAGCTCCTATGGATCAACAGTgaggttaaataaaaatgtagtaaTGTGA
- the LOC124401398 gene encoding tripartite motif-containing protein 16-like: MAKARVSVSQLSMDQFICPVCLDLLKDPVTIPCGHSFCKVCINDCWDQKGVCSCPQCRDTFTPKPFLHRNNMLFEVVEKLKKTEVRTASPDHCYAGPGDVECDFCTGRKHKAVKSCVVCVASFCEIHLKPHLEVPALKKHTLIEVSVKLQEKICFEHSKLIEIYCRTDQTCICYLCTMDKHKGHDTVTASGERAEKQTELKEEQMKFHQRIQEKQKKLQELKQDVNIIKLSAQTAVDDSEKMFTEMINLIEKKRSEVREMIRDQEKAELSRAERLLEQLEQEISDLQRRINELEQLSHTHDHIHFLQSFQSLHVSAGRGSPSADRPNFNTSIITLHQQHLSDKMRNYFSDLKKRLEEFCKEKFNRIPVQVQLFCSEPQNRDDFLKYFSYLNLDLNTAHYYLILSEKNRVVRYSQIEQRYSKHPERFDSCIQVLSKESVCGRCYWEVEWSSDEGVYISVSYKDISRKGRDIECRFGRNNQSWSLRCSSSPLSFFHNNIKTDLRVPSPSRIGVYVDHSAGTLSFYSVSDTMKLLHRVHTTFTQPLYAGFGINWVAGSMSVRLCDPE; the protein is encoded by the exons ATGGCCAAGGCCCGTGTTTCAGTAAGTCAGCTTTCAATGGATCAGTTCAtttgtccagtgtgtctggatctCCTGAAGGATCCAGTGACTATCCCCTGTGGTCACAGtttctgtaaggtgtgtattaatgaCTGCTGGGATCAGAAGGGCGTCTGCAGCTGTCCTCAGTGCAGAGACACGTTCACTCCAAAACCTTTTCTACACAGAAACAACATGCTGTttgaagtggtggagaaactgaagaaaACTGAAGTTCGAACTGCTTCTCCTGATCACTGTTACGCTGGACCTGGAGATGTGGAATGTGATTTCTGCACTGGGAGAAAACACAAAGCCGTCAAGtcctgtgtggtgtgtgtagcaTCATTTTGTGAAATTCATCTAAAACCTCATCTAGAAGTTCCTGCTTTGAAAAAGCACACATTAATAGAAGTTTCAGTAAAACTACAAGAGAAAATCTGCTTTGAGCATAGCAAACTGATTGAGATCTACTGCAGAACTGATCAAACCTGCATCTGTTATTTGTGTACGATGGATAAACATAAAGGACACGACACCGTCACAGCTTCAGGAGAAAGAGCTGAAAAACAG ACTGAGCTGAAGGAAGAGCAGATGAAATTCCATCAGAGaatccaggagaagcagaagaagttGCAGGAGCTGAAACAGGATGTGAACATTATAAAG CTCAGTGCACAGACAGCAGTAGATGACAGTGAGAAGATGTTTACTGAGATGATCAACTTAATTGAGAAAAAGCGCTCGGAGGTGAGGGAGATGATCAGAGATCAGGAGAAGGCTGAACTGAGTCGAGCTGAACGACTCCTGGAGCAACTGGAGCAGGAGATTTCTGATCTTCAGAGGAGAATCAATGAGCtggagcagctttcacacacacacgatcacatcCATTTCCTCCAG AGTTTTCAGTCTCTCCATGTCTCTGCTGGACGTGGGTCTCCCTCGGCTGACAGACCAAATTTTAACACATCCATTATCACTCTCCATCAGCAACACTTATCAGATAAAATGAGGAATTATTTTTCAGATCTGAAGAAGAGACTCGAGGAATTCTGTAAGGAAAAGTTCAACAGAATCCCTGTACAAG TTCAGTTGTTCTGCTCAGAGCCACAGAACAGGGATGACTTTCTAAAAT atttctcTTATCTGAATTTGGATCTCAACACAGCTCATTATTACCTCATTCTGTCTGAAAAGAACAGAGTGGTGAGATACAGTCAAATAGAGCAGCGGTACTCTAAACATCCAGAGAGATTTGACTCCTGCATTCAGGTATTgagtaaagagagtgtgtgtggacgctgttactgggaggtggagtggagcAGTGATGAAGGTGTGTACATTTCAGTCTCATATAAAGATATCAGCAGGAAAGGACGAGATATCGAGTGTAGGTTTGGACGCAAcaatcagtcctggagtctgcggtgttcttcttcacctctttctttctttcacaacaaCATTAAGACTGATCTCAGAGTTCCATCACCATCCAGAATAGGAGTGTATGTggatcacagtgcaggaactctgtccttctacagcgtctctgacacgatgaagctcctccacagagtccacaccacattcactcagcctCTTTACGCCGGATTCGGGATCAACTGGGTGGCTGGTTCTATGTCGGTGAGATTGTGTGATCCAGAATAA